A genomic segment from Thermodesulfovibrionales bacterium encodes:
- a CDS encoding acyltransferase, translated as MVQYQIPRVRTFEFTKIVGLEKIEFGKDVIIDDFVFIYAKKRIIIGNNVHIACFTSITGGEALEMGDFSGISQGCRILTGTEDFKEWGFGNPTISEKYRNVRQAPISIGRFCIVGANSVVLPGVTIGEGAMVGACSVVSSDLDPWGIYIGNKKIHDRNRDAVLKTYEAFLTDTQHEKSE; from the coding sequence ATGGTCCAGTACCAGATACCTAGGGTGAGAACGTTCGAGTTCACAAAGATAGTGGGCTTAGAGAAAATTGAGTTTGGTAAAGATGTTATTATAGACGACTTCGTATTTATTTACGCCAAGAAGAGAATAATCATCGGGAACAACGTTCATATTGCGTGTTTCACCTCAATTACAGGCGGCGAAGCATTGGAAATGGGAGACTTCTCCGGAATTTCACAGGGGTGCAGGATATTGACGGGAACGGAGGATTTTAAGGAGTGGGGTTTCGGAAATCCGACGATCTCTGAGAAATACAGAAATGTCAGGCAAGCACCTATTAGCATTGGCCGCTTTTGTATCGTGGGAGCGAACAGCGTCGTTTTGCCTGGTGTTACGATAGGCGAAGGGGCAATGGTAGGAGCATGTTCTGTGGTCAGTAGCGATCTGGACCCCTGGGGTATCTATATAGGCAACAAGAAGATACATGACAGGAACAGGGATGCCGTTTTAAAGACGTATGAAGCGTTCTTGACAGATACGCAGCATGAGAAAAGTGAATGA
- a CDS encoding methyltransferase domain-containing protein, whose product MVMLHVGCGDVYFDGWINIDVDSPRADLHHNMRKPLPCGPGTIDFIYSEHFLEHLTVQEALDVLREFHRVLKSGGVVRIATPDLRYLLLKYFFLWKRQDWIKKYGYEWMKTKAEMINLCFKEWGHQYLYDREELERRLKEAGFMKLRRQHWNASAYAELRKRETRRDSRLVIEAIK is encoded by the coding sequence ATGGTGATGCTCCATGTCGGCTGCGGGGACGTCTACTTTGACGGGTGGATAAATATCGACGTGGATTCACCAAGAGCCGACTTACACCATAATATGCGAAAGCCTTTGCCGTGTGGGCCAGGAACCATAGATTTCATTTACAGCGAGCACTTTCTGGAACACTTGACAGTTCAAGAGGCACTGGATGTGCTCAGGGAGTTCCATCGGGTACTGAAGTCCGGCGGCGTCGTCCGCATTGCCACGCCGGACCTGCGCTATCTGCTTCTCAAGTATTTCTTCTTATGGAAGAGGCAGGACTGGATCAAGAAGTATGGATATGAGTGGATGAAGACAAAAGCCGAGATGATAAACCTATGTTTCAAGGAGTGGGGTCATCAGTACCTCTATGATAGAGAAGAACTCGAGCGCCGACTTAAAGAGGCAGGCTTCATGAAACTCCGGAGACAGCATTGGAACGCGAGCGCTTACGCTGAGCTCAGGAAGAGAGAAACGAGAAGGGATTCGAGACTCGTCATCGAGGCCATAAAATAG
- the asnB gene encoding asparagine synthase (glutamine-hydrolyzing) produces MCGIAGVIGKRNPQPVGEYLEIFGKTMRHRGPDDSGFHSDAFRAFLNLRLAILDIAGGHQPIYSEDKTIGIVYNGEIYNFATLKDDLVQKGYTFKTHSDTEVIVKAYEVYGADAFAMLNGMFAFCIWDDRKNTIYLVRDRFGIKPLYIYEDGERFIFSSELKGIVGIPGIDLSLDSAGFQDYLTFRYIPAPFTFFRNIRRLDAGTYLTIKNGISAQYRYWDADYRDPYPLPDLNDVKEELMRKMLKAVTSQLMGEVPIGVLLSGGIDSSTIAYFIHQAGAKLTTFNIGFPEVNEFEFSRAVARKYGLKHIEVVTTAEELARDFNRITVALDEPIADPACLPLFRLCEDLKRHVTVVLSGEGGDEVFGGYTQYHHMMTSNIPYHVRFQEFMDRSWYFSNALDFMNDPFIPPHTLRFRKYFEEQPQLNGMLAYDMKTWMPENLMMKADKILMAHSLEGRFPFLDKELFDYVAGLPQGYKLHPRGTTKWLLKEAMSPYLPKVIIDRQKMGFTVPVDRLLDLLKSLIVDVFESLPRTGLAEVLNARLLRKHVEMYYQHRRILPLQLWTLFVMCYWHLHALPAYQAARDVISAQE; encoded by the coding sequence ATGTGCGGAATAGCCGGTGTCATCGGCAAGCGGAACCCTCAACCTGTTGGGGAGTATCTGGAAATTTTTGGGAAGACTATGCGCCATCGCGGTCCTGATGACTCAGGATTCCATAGTGATGCATTTCGGGCTTTCCTCAATCTGCGTCTCGCAATTCTTGATATCGCAGGAGGACATCAGCCCATTTACAGCGAAGATAAGACGATAGGGATTGTCTATAACGGAGAAATTTATAATTTTGCCACACTGAAAGATGACCTTGTTCAAAAAGGGTATACGTTCAAAACCCATTCTGACACTGAGGTGATCGTAAAGGCTTACGAGGTATATGGAGCGGATGCTTTTGCCATGCTGAACGGCATGTTCGCTTTCTGCATATGGGACGATAGGAAAAACACTATTTATCTTGTCAGAGATCGGTTTGGCATCAAACCACTCTATATTTATGAAGACGGGGAAAGATTTATTTTCTCTTCTGAATTAAAAGGAATCGTAGGTATTCCCGGCATAGACCTTTCACTCGACTCCGCAGGGTTTCAGGATTATCTGACATTCCGCTATATTCCGGCACCCTTTACCTTTTTTAGGAACATTCGCAGGCTCGATGCCGGGACATATCTTACGATAAAGAATGGCATCTCCGCTCAATACCGATACTGGGATGCTGACTACAGAGATCCCTATCCTTTGCCGGATCTCAATGATGTTAAAGAGGAACTGATGAGGAAGATGTTGAAAGCGGTCACATCACAGTTGATGGGTGAGGTTCCCATTGGTGTTCTGTTGAGCGGTGGAATTGATTCCAGCACTATAGCATATTTTATTCATCAGGCCGGAGCCAAATTAACAACCTTCAATATCGGGTTCCCTGAGGTTAATGAGTTTGAATTTTCGCGGGCTGTAGCAAGAAAATACGGGCTGAAACATATAGAAGTGGTAACGACAGCAGAAGAACTCGCAAGGGATTTCAACCGTATCACTGTTGCCTTGGACGAACCTATCGCTGATCCGGCATGTCTACCACTTTTTCGTCTTTGTGAAGACCTGAAGAGACATGTAACAGTCGTTCTTTCAGGCGAAGGTGGCGATGAAGTCTTTGGTGGCTACACTCAGTATCATCACATGATGACTTCGAATATCCCTTACCACGTACGCTTTCAAGAGTTTATGGACAGGAGCTGGTATTTCAGCAATGCGCTTGATTTCATGAACGATCCCTTCATTCCTCCTCACACGCTGCGTTTTAGGAAATACTTTGAAGAACAACCACAGCTGAACGGCATGCTGGCCTATGATATGAAGACATGGATGCCCGAAAATCTGATGATGAAAGCCGATAAGATCTTAATGGCACATTCTCTTGAGGGTCGATTCCCTTTTCTTGACAAAGAACTCTTTGATTATGTCGCTGGCCTGCCCCAAGGCTACAAACTGCACCCCCGGGGGACAACAAAATGGCTGCTCAAAGAGGCGATGTCCCCATACCTTCCTAAGGTCATCATCGATCGTCAGAAGATGGGGTTTACCGTACCGGTCGACCGTCTCCTGGACCTGCTGAAGTCTTTGATTGTCGACGTTTTCGAGTCCCTTCCCCGGACAGGTCTTGCCGAGGTCCTGAATGCGCGACTTTTAAGAAAACATGTCGAAATGTATTATCAGCACCGGCGTATTCTGCCCCTGCAGTTATGGACGCTGTTTGTCATGTGTTACTGGCATTTACATGCGCTTCCGGCATACCAGGCCGCGAGAGACGTGATTTCTGCGCAGGAGTAA
- a CDS encoding DegT/DnrJ/EryC1/StrS family aminotransferase, with amino-acid sequence MMKTDVEPFNQPTYVTRPLLPDLTKVSEKLKEIWDSQWLTNNGRQHELLERALLRVLKVPYLSLFNNGTIALIVACQSLRLSGEVITTPFTFPATPHVLTWNNIRPVFCDIDEKTMNIDADKVETMITPQTTGILAVHVFGTPCDVDRIQKVADRYGLKVVYDAAHAFGVEIDGTGIGNFGDVTMFSFHATKLFHTAEGGALTFSDKNLKSRIDLLKNFGIKNEEEVAMPGINGKMNELQAALGLAVLDLVEEEQRKRKIIKEVYTKHLADVEGITLIAPLPNVKDADQYFVIRIDERRFGRSRDEVYQGFRNYNVFTRKYFYPLCSDYPCYKQLPSSHPSKLPVAQLVVREVLSLPFYGDLAIDDAVKICMLLKSFSCKGKRVRTACRK; translated from the coding sequence ATGATGAAAACTGATGTAGAACCTTTCAACCAACCTACTTATGTCACCCGTCCCCTGCTGCCCGATCTTACCAAGGTATCAGAAAAACTTAAAGAGATCTGGGATTCTCAGTGGCTTACGAACAATGGTCGCCAGCACGAATTGCTCGAAAGAGCGTTGCTGCGGGTATTAAAGGTCCCGTATCTCTCCTTGTTCAATAATGGAACCATCGCGTTGATTGTGGCATGTCAGAGCCTCAGGCTCTCCGGTGAGGTAATAACTACACCATTCACCTTTCCCGCAACACCACACGTTTTGACATGGAACAACATACGTCCGGTCTTTTGCGACATCGATGAAAAGACGATGAACATTGACGCGGACAAAGTCGAAACAATGATAACGCCTCAGACCACGGGGATACTGGCAGTGCATGTTTTTGGTACCCCCTGCGATGTTGACAGAATTCAGAAGGTTGCTGACCGGTACGGTCTGAAGGTGGTATATGATGCTGCTCATGCCTTCGGTGTCGAGATTGATGGTACTGGGATCGGTAACTTCGGCGATGTCACGATGTTCAGCTTCCACGCAACAAAACTCTTCCATACGGCCGAAGGAGGTGCCCTGACCTTCAGTGACAAGAACCTGAAATCTCGGATCGATCTACTCAAGAATTTTGGGATCAAGAACGAAGAAGAGGTCGCAATGCCTGGAATCAACGGCAAGATGAATGAACTGCAGGCAGCTCTTGGACTTGCGGTGCTCGATCTTGTAGAAGAGGAGCAGCGCAAAAGAAAGATAATCAAGGAAGTCTATACGAAACATCTTGCAGATGTTGAGGGGATTACCCTGATCGCTCCCCTCCCGAACGTCAAGGATGCCGATCAGTACTTTGTGATCAGGATTGATGAGCGACGGTTCGGCCGCTCACGGGATGAGGTGTATCAGGGATTCAGAAATTATAACGTTTTCACGCGAAAATATTTTTATCCTCTCTGCAGTGACTATCCCTGCTACAAACAGCTGCCATCTTCCCATCCGTCCAAACTGCCAGTTGCGCAGCTGGTGGTAAGAGAGGTCTTGTCACTTCCCTTTTATGGAGACCTAGCGATTGATGATGCAGTAAAGATCTGTATGCTCTTGAAAAGCTTTTCATGCAAGGGGAAAAGGGTTAGGACCGCATGCCGAAAGTAA
- a CDS encoding glycosyltransferase: MPKVSVIIPSFNHEKYVAEAIWGVFDQTFQDFEIVITDDGSSDGTVNEILKFSDPRIRFFRFETNQGACIAANNCLKESSGEYIAMLSSDDVFLPEKLQKQVQFLDEHKDIGAVFSYAQIIDEKGDDFSDKEHFYYSIFKQSNRSRHEWMNHFFFRGNCLCHPSALIRRGCYNDVGQYDPRYAQLPDLDFWIRLCQRYEIYIIPENLIRFRVRMNNANTSGYGSDTTARFIWEYTHILENYSSMTSIDEFRKIFPEVNNVYEEMSSRFIPFYLAQLALQVNTNYHVYHNYALNKLYELLGDAGMALELKEKFNFTCSDLIKLTGNCDVFNFKEIYNRDATLKFKEGLLQQRTSELDRKDTILKQRESEIQYIHMLNQKLELDLKERDVVLRQKESSLLAKDDQIRQKEEEISRKEALLKQKDLVIVQKDREIQLHKNYVVDALAEHDLTRLKAIEDSASWKVLKKIQNLVDYHLLPVYTRRSRLIRPLLFTLIKRFSSPSRDLIPVERYNRIQGYTNGGHSLTRGDDIEVVLGDASCDSVKPLDAHREFVLPESLPLFSIVSVLYNKGEQVGFFLEALMRQEYPGNFEVIFVDDESDDDSVKIVRQFIADLQEKGDAGKRCDIRIIENQENMGNCGSRNTGIRNAKGDIIIVIDSDCIVNKDFLSAHAEAYAYDDCDAAVGPFNIETNGQAPFAVLKRYEDDPAKAMFDCVLQDRVNLQSFLNCITRNFSIKRDFIREELFDTAFSYSTDKDSGFGWEDIEMGYRLYTRGARIKFTPRGLSIHISHPSSVDERTKSLRSLKNFRKLFEKHPDLLLVSRRWTLETYQNICRWVEENGHPKNDDRLYLDNMFQRFLPPPFYVKRPKRRLRIVTYRWHCPHQYELYKLPHEFVLIKGIAPGFTNEWDYDQRPLPRNAVFKNYDDVDVNDFDFAILHFDENVLSPQNTNGVLGPEWGINFQWFMKNAHIPKVAICHGTPQFYGQYNMPCDDREVTKVIEHERVKLVDFLGDTPVIVNSHQAQREWRFSKSKVVWQGFDPAEFPPSTFEKGMLTLGEKMKERPHYRGHFVYREVFKKFPLVNLPDSYLVPEPHTKYEKATNAYATAKFRNYANSIRQYSIYFNPTVRSPMPRARGEAMMCGLATVSVNNHDVEMFVKNGVNGFYSNDPDELREYLVYLLKNPDTCRKIGLEGRKTAMDIFNHDRYLKAWEEIMSEVLG; the protein is encoded by the coding sequence ATGCCGAAAGTAAGCGTTATTATTCCGTCCTTTAACCATGAGAAATACGTGGCAGAAGCAATATGGGGAGTGTTTGACCAGACCTTCCAGGATTTCGAGATCGTCATTACCGATGACGGATCTTCAGACGGCACGGTCAATGAAATACTCAAGTTCTCCGACCCGAGAATAAGATTCTTCCGTTTCGAAACAAATCAAGGAGCCTGTATTGCTGCGAACAACTGCCTTAAGGAATCAAGCGGTGAGTATATTGCAATGCTGAGTTCTGACGATGTTTTTCTCCCTGAGAAGCTTCAGAAGCAGGTGCAGTTTCTGGACGAGCACAAAGACATCGGTGCAGTCTTCAGCTACGCTCAGATCATCGACGAAAAAGGGGATGACTTCAGCGACAAAGAACACTTTTACTACAGCATATTCAAGCAGTCGAATCGTTCGCGGCATGAATGGATGAACCATTTCTTCTTCAGAGGAAACTGTCTTTGCCACCCGAGTGCTCTGATCAGACGAGGGTGTTACAATGACGTGGGTCAGTACGATCCCCGTTATGCGCAATTGCCCGACCTAGATTTTTGGATAAGACTTTGTCAAAGATATGAAATTTATATTATCCCTGAAAACCTGATCAGATTCCGAGTCAGAATGAATAATGCAAATACGAGTGGATACGGCAGTGATACAACAGCTCGATTTATATGGGAGTATACCCATATTCTTGAGAACTATTCGAGCATGACGTCAATCGATGAATTCCGAAAAATATTTCCCGAAGTCAACAACGTTTATGAGGAGATGTCCAGCCGGTTCATCCCTTTCTATCTTGCCCAGTTGGCCCTTCAAGTGAATACAAATTATCACGTTTACCATAATTATGCTCTGAACAAACTGTATGAACTTCTAGGCGATGCAGGGATGGCATTGGAGCTTAAGGAGAAGTTCAATTTCACTTGCTCCGACCTTATAAAATTGACAGGGAACTGCGATGTATTCAATTTCAAGGAGATATACAATAGGGATGCTACCTTGAAATTTAAAGAAGGACTACTGCAGCAGAGAACCAGTGAACTGGATAGGAAGGACACCATATTGAAACAGAGGGAGTCAGAGATACAATATATTCACATGCTGAACCAGAAGCTGGAACTGGATCTGAAAGAAAGAGATGTCGTCCTCCGTCAGAAGGAGTCGTCGCTGCTGGCTAAAGACGACCAGATCAGGCAAAAAGAGGAGGAGATCAGCCGCAAAGAAGCCTTATTGAAACAGAAGGATCTGGTAATAGTGCAAAAAGACAGAGAGATCCAGCTCCATAAAAATTATGTCGTTGACGCACTTGCGGAACACGATCTAACCCGCCTGAAGGCTATAGAAGACAGCGCATCATGGAAGGTACTGAAGAAAATTCAGAATCTCGTTGATTATCACCTGTTGCCTGTCTATACGAGGAGATCGCGTTTGATCAGACCCCTTCTCTTTACATTGATAAAGCGGTTTTCCTCCCCCAGTAGGGACTTAATCCCGGTGGAACGATATAACCGAATTCAAGGCTACACAAATGGGGGGCATTCCCTGACAAGGGGGGACGACATAGAAGTAGTCCTTGGAGATGCGAGTTGCGATAGTGTGAAGCCTCTTGACGCACACAGGGAATTCGTCCTGCCTGAAAGCCTGCCGCTATTCAGCATTGTAAGCGTTTTGTACAACAAAGGAGAACAAGTCGGCTTCTTTCTTGAAGCCCTCATGAGGCAGGAATACCCGGGAAATTTTGAAGTTATTTTTGTCGACGACGAGTCAGATGACGATTCGGTGAAGATTGTCAGGCAGTTCATTGCAGATCTCCAGGAGAAAGGCGACGCCGGGAAAAGGTGCGACATCCGTATCATAGAAAACCAAGAGAACATGGGAAACTGTGGATCAAGAAATACCGGGATACGGAATGCAAAAGGTGACATCATCATCGTCATCGACTCGGACTGTATCGTGAACAAGGACTTCCTGTCAGCACACGCCGAGGCATATGCATATGATGATTGCGACGCTGCCGTAGGTCCCTTTAACATTGAGACGAACGGTCAGGCTCCTTTTGCTGTCCTCAAGAGATATGAGGACGACCCTGCCAAAGCTATGTTTGATTGCGTATTGCAGGATCGGGTGAACCTCCAGAGCTTCTTGAACTGTATCACAAGGAACTTCTCGATAAAGAGGGATTTCATAAGGGAAGAACTTTTCGATACCGCCTTCTCCTATTCGACAGATAAGGATTCTGGCTTTGGCTGGGAAGACATAGAGATGGGGTACCGGCTCTATACGAGAGGTGCACGAATTAAGTTCACGCCCCGTGGTCTCAGCATCCATATTTCTCATCCTTCCTCTGTGGACGAAAGAACTAAATCTTTGCGATCTCTCAAGAATTTCAGAAAACTTTTTGAAAAGCATCCAGACCTTCTGTTGGTATCCAGGAGATGGACCCTTGAGACGTATCAGAATATCTGCAGATGGGTAGAAGAGAACGGCCATCCCAAGAATGACGACAGGCTGTATCTCGATAACATGTTTCAGAGATTCCTGCCGCCACCCTTTTATGTGAAAAGACCGAAGCGAAGACTGAGGATAGTGACATATCGTTGGCACTGCCCCCACCAATACGAGCTTTACAAACTTCCGCATGAATTTGTTCTGATAAAGGGGATAGCTCCCGGCTTTACTAATGAATGGGATTATGATCAGAGACCGCTACCCCGGAATGCGGTCTTCAAGAATTATGACGATGTGGATGTCAACGATTTCGACTTTGCGATCCTGCATTTTGACGAAAACGTTCTATCGCCTCAAAACACCAACGGAGTTCTTGGGCCTGAGTGGGGAATAAATTTTCAATGGTTTATGAAAAATGCCCATATCCCGAAAGTTGCCATATGTCACGGCACGCCGCAGTTTTACGGCCAATATAATATGCCGTGCGATGACAGAGAGGTAACAAAGGTCATCGAACATGAGAGGGTAAAACTGGTAGATTTCTTGGGGGATACGCCTGTCATAGTGAATTCCCATCAGGCACAGAGGGAATGGAGATTCAGTAAGTCGAAAGTGGTCTGGCAGGGATTCGATCCTGCTGAATTCCCTCCTTCGACCTTCGAAAAAGGCATGCTAACACTGGGGGAAAAAATGAAGGAGCGTCCGCATTACCGGGGCCATTTCGTGTATAGGGAAGTGTTCAAGAAGTTTCCTCTTGTCAACTTGCCTGACAGTTATTTGGTGCCGGAACCGCATACGAAATATGAAAAGGCCACCAACGCTTACGCCACTGCAAAATTCCGCAACTATGCCAACAGTATCCGGCAGTATTCAATCTATTTTAACCCTACAGTACGCTCTCCTATGCCTCGTGCGAGAGGGGAAGCCATGATGTGCGGGCTTGCTACTGTTAGTGTTAATAATCACGATGTTGAGATGTTCGTGAAGAATGGAGTGAACGGGTTTTATTCAAACGACCCCGATGAGCTGAGGGAATATCTGGTTTACCTTTTGAAGAATCCTGATACATGCCGAAAGATAGGGCTGGAAGGAAGAAAGACTGCTATGGATATTTTCAACCACGACAGATATTTGAAGGCATGGGAAGAGATCATGTCTGAGGTTCTTGGGTAG
- a CDS encoding ABC transporter ATP-binding protein, with product MASEIAISVNNVSKKYRLYDRPSHRLKEAFHPLRRKYHHDFWALNEVSFEIEKGETFGIIGRNGSGKSTLLQIICGILQPSEGSVVKNGKLSALLELGTGFNPEFTGRENVYMSGALLGMTSQEMDRRFQAISEFADIGEFIDQPIKTYSSGMQVRLAFAAAIHIDPDILVVDEALAVGDMFFQAKCMTKMKAMIEDGITLVFVSHDMASVKSLCKKAILLDNGKVICAGKPDQVVERYFSRKVEGEQGIIDYEPSRGRSLGSAPDSSATFLPGLEFRKRADFQRIRNGKASFVNVQLLDGNGREIVDVEYEQDLVLRMAVEVDRDLQMLAYGYHIRDRNGVDVVYSDSVIEGKSIRGAKRGGRYVVDWRFKAALMSGAYSVACVLSIPINLQLGQVEFCDFIPVAVQFQMQPRREAILYGHVHWDNAVDVQKVSI from the coding sequence ATGGCATCAGAGATTGCAATAAGCGTTAATAATGTGAGCAAGAAATACCGTCTTTATGACAGACCGAGTCACCGGCTCAAAGAAGCCTTTCACCCCTTACGCCGGAAATATCATCATGATTTTTGGGCATTGAATGAGGTTTCCTTTGAGATAGAAAAAGGAGAGACTTTTGGGATTATTGGCAGAAACGGCAGCGGGAAATCCACGCTTCTCCAGATTATCTGCGGAATACTGCAGCCCTCGGAGGGTTCTGTAGTCAAGAACGGCAAACTATCAGCTTTGCTCGAATTGGGTACGGGATTTAATCCGGAATTCACCGGCAGAGAAAACGTATATATGAGCGGTGCCTTGCTGGGTATGACCAGCCAGGAGATGGATAGGAGATTTCAGGCTATCTCTGAATTCGCCGATATCGGTGAGTTTATCGATCAGCCGATAAAGACTTACTCAAGCGGCATGCAGGTCCGTCTCGCTTTCGCAGCAGCGATTCATATAGACCCGGACATCCTCGTCGTCGATGAGGCCCTTGCCGTGGGCGACATGTTCTTCCAGGCAAAGTGCATGACAAAAATGAAAGCCATGATAGAAGATGGAATCACGCTGGTCTTTGTGAGCCACGACATGGCATCGGTGAAGAGCCTTTGCAAGAAAGCGATCCTTCTCGACAATGGGAAAGTCATCTGCGCCGGCAAGCCGGACCAGGTCGTCGAGAGGTATTTTTCGAGAAAAGTAGAAGGTGAACAAGGAATCATCGACTATGAACCATCCCGAGGAAGGTCCCTCGGTTCAGCGCCGGACTCTTCGGCAACCTTTCTGCCCGGTCTGGAGTTCCGGAAGCGAGCAGATTTCCAGAGGATACGGAATGGAAAGGCGAGCTTCGTAAATGTGCAGCTTCTCGACGGAAATGGCAGGGAGATCGTCGACGTTGAGTATGAACAGGATCTCGTCTTGCGTATGGCAGTCGAAGTCGACCGTGACCTGCAGATGCTCGCATACGGTTACCATATCAGGGACAGAAACGGCGTTGACGTCGTATACTCCGACAGCGTGATCGAGGGGAAGTCCATCAGAGGAGCAAAGAGAGGCGGCCGCTACGTTGTCGACTGGCGCTTTAAGGCAGCTCTCATGAGCGGGGCGTACAGCGTTGCCTGTGTGCTGTCGATCCCGATCAATCTCCAGCTGGGGCAGGTGGAGTTCTGCGATTTTATTCCCGTGGCTGTCCAGTTCCAGATGCAGCCGCGAAGGGAAGCAATCCTTTACGGCCATGTCCATTGGGATAACGCCGTGGATGTGCAAAAGGTCTCGATCTAG
- a CDS encoding radical SAM/SPASM domain-containing protein gives MDPRGAHGFLNDREIEYSSEYCKSWPKTLVISMSSVCNILCRFCGQTVFHKQYAAGRNLSYIDREKLKIIFKDVDRGYPQNVDLQGEGEPLIQPDFRDVYMFCRDKFPYSAMRVCTNGVALTESVTDFLIEGNLAWLNVSLNAGSEVVHEKVVGVRVFRTIVKNIAYMQRRKSELGVDRPGIGMSFVLGRFNLADVENFIRVCADLGVKSAAIPYMTVVHQEMFDASVIHEKYRTNKMLDRCRKLALDLGVNVTFPPPFEGADRKNEQTVPPIPEYNFRENYSIRAKAWQKALDEGLSETPLGSIVGDLSVRPLIAKPAALRCTYPWDFIFIKGTGDALLCCGAFGNEDGNILNDGFWKVWNGPVRRFLRRTVNSNHVDGLCNVCPLNKVRDVNDSETHVFPGVITDRH, from the coding sequence ATGGACCCAAGAGGGGCACATGGGTTTTTGAACGACAGAGAGATTGAGTATTCTTCTGAATACTGCAAGTCATGGCCGAAGACACTCGTAATCAGTATGTCTTCTGTCTGCAATATTCTATGCAGGTTTTGCGGTCAGACCGTATTTCATAAACAATATGCCGCTGGACGAAATCTGAGTTATATAGACAGGGAGAAACTCAAGATCATATTCAAGGATGTGGATAGGGGGTACCCCCAAAATGTTGATCTGCAGGGAGAAGGTGAGCCGCTGATTCAACCCGACTTCAGGGACGTATATATGTTCTGCAGAGATAAATTTCCTTATTCCGCAATGAGGGTGTGTACCAACGGAGTTGCCCTGACAGAATCGGTGACAGATTTTCTTATTGAAGGAAATCTAGCATGGTTAAACGTTTCTCTAAATGCTGGAAGTGAAGTGGTCCACGAAAAGGTTGTGGGGGTTCGCGTCTTTAGGACTATTGTGAAGAATATTGCGTATATGCAGAGACGGAAGTCTGAACTTGGGGTGGACAGACCTGGCATTGGCATGTCCTTTGTGCTTGGTCGCTTCAATCTTGCTGATGTGGAGAACTTCATCAGGGTCTGTGCCGATCTCGGAGTGAAGAGCGCAGCTATTCCCTATATGACCGTTGTCCATCAGGAGATGTTTGACGCTTCGGTGATACACGAGAAATACCGCACCAACAAAATGCTCGACCGCTGCAGGAAGCTTGCCCTTGACCTGGGCGTTAACGTCACTTTCCCGCCACCATTTGAGGGTGCTGACCGTAAGAATGAACAAACGGTTCCTCCTATCCCTGAATATAATTTCAGGGAGAATTATTCCATAAGGGCTAAGGCGTGGCAGAAGGCGCTTGATGAAGGGCTTTCCGAAACGCCGCTCGGTTCCATCGTGGGAGACCTTTCTGTACGGCCTTTGATTGCCAAACCTGCAGCTCTGCGATGTACATATCCTTGGGATTTCATTTTTATCAAGGGTACCGGGGATGCACTGCTGTGCTGCGGTGCCTTTGGGAATGAAGACGGCAACATCCTTAATGACGGGTTCTGGAAAGTGTGGAATGGGCCTGTGCGGCGATTCCTGAGGAGGACGGTGAACAGCAATCATGTTGACGGTCTATGCAATGTTTGTCCGCTTAATAAAGTTCGTGATGTGAACGATTCGGAAACGCATGTGTTCCCCGGAGTGATCACAGATAGGCATTAG